A region of Streptomyces sp. TG1A-60 DNA encodes the following proteins:
- a CDS encoding glycosyltransferase, translating to MTAGSRGDVAPYTGLGHGLVRAGHEVTLVTHARFEPLVAESGVAFHSLPVDPRAELESARGQGLHRSSTGAGKLYRAVEMARDLVGRMAGDIVSAARAGDVLLLAGTLAPLGRTVAEGLSIPSMGVNLQPLAPTREFAPPMTGVRSWGPVVNRAAGHTVNMAVEWIFSEEVRRLRAAYGLPRTGRRDRERQDWPVFHGFSPRVVPRPGDWRAGLDITGYWWPYDREDRLPAPLLDFLDAGPPPVFVGLGSATVPDPERMSGEVVGALRAAGLRGVIQRGWGELRGEGDDMFTVGEVPHSLLFPRTAAVVHHAGAGTTAAGLRAGVPAVPVPVQFDEGFWAARLVALGVSPGAVPLRGFTSAGLEAGLLRATGDPSYGRRARALAGKLRTEDGVRPVVNAVNRLT from the coding sequence ATGACGGCGGGTTCCCGGGGCGACGTGGCCCCGTACACCGGGCTGGGACACGGGCTGGTGCGGGCCGGGCACGAGGTCACGCTGGTGACGCATGCCAGGTTCGAGCCCCTGGTGGCGGAGTCGGGGGTCGCGTTCCACTCGCTGCCCGTGGATCCGCGGGCCGAGCTGGAGTCGGCGCGCGGGCAGGGGCTGCACCGCAGTTCGACGGGGGCCGGGAAGCTGTACCGGGCGGTGGAGATGGCCCGGGATCTGGTGGGGCGGATGGCAGGCGACATCGTGTCCGCCGCCCGTGCCGGTGACGTCCTGCTGCTGGCCGGCACGCTCGCACCGCTCGGGCGCACCGTCGCCGAGGGACTGTCCATCCCGAGCATGGGCGTGAACCTCCAACCCCTGGCGCCCACACGGGAGTTCGCACCGCCGATGACCGGGGTCCGCTCCTGGGGCCCGGTCGTCAACCGGGCTGCCGGGCACACGGTGAACATGGCCGTGGAGTGGATCTTCAGCGAGGAGGTGCGGAGGCTGCGCGCCGCGTACGGGCTCCCGCGCACCGGGCGGCGGGACCGGGAGCGGCAGGACTGGCCGGTGTTCCACGGCTTCAGCCCCCGGGTGGTGCCCCGCCCCGGCGACTGGCGGGCCGGCCTGGACATCACCGGTTACTGGTGGCCGTACGACCGCGAGGACCGGCTGCCCGCCCCGCTGCTGGACTTCCTCGACGCCGGACCGCCCCCGGTCTTCGTGGGTCTGGGCAGCGCGACCGTGCCCGACCCGGAACGGATGAGCGGCGAGGTCGTGGGGGCGCTGCGGGCGGCCGGACTGCGCGGGGTGATCCAGCGCGGCTGGGGCGAACTGCGCGGGGAGGGCGACGACATGTTCACGGTGGGAGAGGTGCCGCACTCCCTGCTCTTCCCCCGGACGGCCGCCGTCGTGCACCACGCCGGCGCGGGCACCACGGCGGCCGGCCTGCGTGCCGGTGTCCCCGCCGTTCCCGTGCCCGTGCAGTTCGACGAGGGCTTCTGGGCCGCCCGCCTCGTCGCCCTCGGGGTGTCACCCGGTGCCGTACCGCTGCGCGGCTTCACATCCGCCGGTCTGGAGGCCGGCCTGTTGCGGGCGACCGGTGACCCGTCGTACGGCCGCCGCGCACGGGCCCTGGCCGGCAAGCTGCGCACCGAAGACGGAGTGAGGCCGGTCGTGAACGCAGTGAACCGGCTTACCTGA
- a CDS encoding helix-turn-helix domain-containing protein → MAGRLRQPTGRYGGRTAAERQAERRGRFLDAGLRLFGDSPGFRGTTIAALSEAAGLSTRQFYEEFHTLEDVLAALHLQVNDWAEEAALTGLATADGQPIAERATAAFRAYAADVTGDPRRLRITFTEIIGVSPRLERQRLERRARWIDFICAEAAAAAERGEAVPRDYRLAATAFIGSVNGLLHDWQAGWVDAPLDEVVDELVRMLLGMLRPAGWHPEQG, encoded by the coding sequence GTGGCGGGCAGACTCAGACAGCCCACCGGCCGGTACGGGGGCAGAACCGCGGCGGAGCGCCAGGCCGAGCGCCGTGGCCGCTTCCTCGACGCGGGCCTGCGGCTCTTCGGCGACAGCCCCGGGTTCCGGGGGACCACCATCGCGGCACTGAGCGAGGCCGCCGGCCTGTCGACCCGTCAGTTCTACGAGGAGTTCCACACCCTGGAGGACGTGCTCGCCGCCCTCCACCTCCAGGTCAACGACTGGGCCGAGGAGGCCGCGCTCACCGGCCTCGCCACGGCCGACGGGCAGCCGATCGCCGAGCGCGCCACCGCCGCGTTCCGTGCCTACGCCGCCGATGTCACCGGCGACCCGCGCCGACTGCGCATCACCTTCACCGAGATCATCGGCGTCAGCCCCCGCCTGGAACGCCAGCGCCTCGAACGCCGTGCCCGGTGGATCGACTTCATCTGCGCCGAGGCCGCCGCTGCCGCCGAACGCGGTGAGGCCGTCCCCCGCGACTACCGCCTCGCCGCCACCGCCTTCATCGGCAGCGTCAACGGCCTGCTCCACGACTGGCAGGCCGGCTGGGTCGACGCGCCCCTCGACGAGGTGGTCGACGAACTCGTCCGCATGCTGCTCGGGATGCTGCGGCCGGCGGGGTGGCACCCCGAGCAGGGCTGA